A single Criblamydia sequanensis CRIB-18 DNA region contains:
- the uppS gene encoding polyprenyl diphosphate synthase, translated as MNAALLKANCLEASLKNEDRAIFSCDDLNGIDLNHIPKHIALIPDGNRRWAHLQEFNPSKGHHAGADTVIEIVKAAKELGVKTLTFYVFSTENWNRPKEEVDALMWLLQTYLIDRRQTMLDSQIRLKTIGDLSKVTDEVYQTISETEKMTASCQSIDLVLAINYGGRDEIVRAFKKMAEDMNQGSFSSKDISESLISRYLDTTSWKDPDLLIRTSGEMRISNFLIWQLSYTEIYVEDVYWPDYTPYHLLQAIKSYQSRIRRLGK; from the coding sequence ATGAATGCCGCTCTACTTAAAGCAAACTGTTTGGAAGCCTCATTAAAAAATGAGGATCGAGCCATTTTTTCATGTGATGATTTAAACGGGATTGATCTCAACCATATACCTAAGCACATTGCTTTAATTCCGGATGGCAATAGAAGATGGGCGCATCTTCAAGAATTTAACCCTTCTAAAGGTCACCATGCCGGCGCGGATACCGTTATTGAGATTGTAAAAGCTGCTAAAGAGCTTGGAGTTAAAACACTCACTTTTTATGTCTTTTCAACTGAGAATTGGAACCGGCCTAAGGAAGAAGTAGACGCTTTAATGTGGCTTTTACAGACCTATCTCATAGATAGACGACAGACGATGCTGGATTCTCAAATACGTCTAAAAACAATTGGAGATCTTTCAAAAGTAACAGACGAGGTATATCAAACCATTTCTGAGACAGAAAAAATGACCGCCTCTTGCCAATCCATCGACCTTGTTTTGGCCATCAATTACGGGGGCCGCGATGAGATTGTTAGAGCTTTTAAGAAAATGGCAGAAGATATGAATCAGGGCTCTTTCTCCTCAAAAGATATTTCAGAATCCCTAATTTCGCGCTATTTAGACACAACTTCTTGGAAAGACCCGGATTTATTAATCAGAACAAGCGGTGAAATGAGAATCAGTAATTTTTTAATCTGGCAGCTCTCTTATACTGAAATTTATGTTGAAGATGTTTATTGGCCCGATTATACACCTTATCATCTTCTTCAAGCGATAAAAAGCTACCAAAGCCGAATTAGAAGGCTTGGCAAATAA
- a CDS encoding phosphatidate cytidylyltransferase, giving the protein MSEKNNLKERFITSALALPITLAALFFSTKPYFEPIFVLIMAIIAIVSLDEFFKLAEKKGMKPLSALAKACTLGFMMSLFLAYRYPFLQALPWVVLLTSFILGFLYFFFEGKDPIQNLSATVFGFIYIALPLSLILLILYQSKLFGEEGRAWLLYLLTVVKMTDIAAYFGGKNFGKTKLSPLISPKKTWEGAIIGFSASLASSVLFLFLIKLLNIPFSLSFFGSLILGALLCIFSQISDLSESLLKRDAAVKDSSQLPGLGGFLDIIDSLIFPLPILYIWMQLFIFNGNSL; this is encoded by the coding sequence ATGAGCGAAAAAAACAATCTAAAAGAAAGATTTATCACAAGCGCCCTAGCGCTTCCAATCACTCTTGCCGCTCTTTTTTTTTCAACGAAACCTTATTTTGAACCGATATTTGTCTTGATTATGGCTATCATTGCCATAGTCTCTTTAGATGAGTTTTTTAAACTTGCCGAAAAAAAAGGAATGAAACCGCTATCCGCTCTAGCTAAAGCCTGTACTTTAGGTTTTATGATGTCTTTATTTCTTGCCTATAGGTACCCTTTCCTGCAAGCTCTTCCCTGGGTTGTTTTATTGACTTCATTCATTCTTGGCTTTTTATATTTCTTTTTTGAAGGGAAAGATCCTATACAAAATCTTTCAGCAACTGTCTTTGGATTTATTTACATCGCCCTGCCTTTAAGCTTGATCCTTTTAATTCTTTACCAATCAAAATTATTTGGTGAAGAGGGCAGAGCTTGGCTTCTTTATCTTTTGACGGTTGTCAAAATGACAGACATTGCCGCCTATTTTGGCGGGAAAAATTTTGGCAAAACCAAGCTGTCACCGCTTATCAGCCCTAAAAAAACTTGGGAAGGAGCCATCATCGGGTTTAGTGCCTCGCTTGCATCAAGCGTCTTATTTCTATTTTTGATAAAGCTTTTAAACATTCCTTTTTCGCTTAGCTTTTTCGGAAGCCTTATCTTGGGAGCGCTTTTGTGCATTTTCAGCCAAATCAGCGACCTTTCAGAATCTTTACTTAAACGCGATGCCGCCGTAAAAGATTCAAGCCAATTACCAGGCCTTGGAGGGTTTCTTGATATCATAGATTCGCTAATTTTTCCTTTACCCATCCTATATATCTGGATGCAACTTTTTATATTTAATGGAAACTCATTATGA
- the cmk gene encoding (d)CMP kinase produces MIITIDGPIATGKSTIAKKLARAIGYIYFDTGAMYRTLTYGLLKHNVSLADKEALKAFLNSFILDIKIKHGERRYFFENEDITDKIRGEKVTQFVSQVSANKDVREKLVSLQHELSEGVNAVFEGRDMGTVVFPKADIKVFLTGRPEVRARRRYEEIINKYPSEYKDLTLEKVLEEINSRDHYDSTREISPLKQAEDAFVIDTSDLTSDEVVLKIQEFKDSRRTRLKET; encoded by the coding sequence ATGATTATAACAATTGATGGACCCATAGCTACAGGTAAAAGCACGATTGCTAAAAAACTTGCTAGGGCTATTGGATACATATATTTCGATACCGGAGCTATGTATCGAACCCTGACTTATGGTTTGCTTAAACATAATGTCTCTCTTGCAGACAAAGAAGCGCTTAAAGCTTTTCTTAACTCTTTTATCCTAGACATTAAGATCAAGCATGGGGAAAGAAGGTATTTTTTTGAAAATGAAGATATCACCGATAAAATCAGAGGCGAAAAAGTAACTCAATTCGTCTCTCAAGTTTCCGCAAATAAAGACGTCAGAGAAAAACTTGTTTCGCTTCAACATGAGTTATCCGAAGGGGTTAATGCCGTGTTTGAGGGAAGGGATATGGGAACGGTTGTATTTCCAAAAGCAGATATCAAAGTTTTCTTAACAGGAAGACCTGAAGTACGCGCAAGAAGACGCTATGAAGAAATAATAAACAAATATCCAAGCGAATATAAAGATCTGACTCTAGAAAAGGTTCTTGAGGAAATCAATAGCCGGGACCACTATGACTCAACGCGCGAAATCTCTCCTTTAAAGCAAGCGGAGGACGCCTTTGTCATAGACACCTCCGATTTAACCTCAGATGAGGTCGTTTTAAAGATTCAAGAGTTTAAGGATTCAAGAAGAACAAGGCTTAAAGAAACTTAA
- the gnd gene encoding decarboxylating NADP(+)-dependent phosphogluconate dehydrogenase, with the protein MSQEDADIGVICLAIMGQNLVLNMDEKGYKVAVFNRTVSKVDDFIGGTAQGTKVIGTHSLKEFVSKLKKPRRILMMVKAGKAVDELIEELLPFLDKGDILIDGGNSLFTDTVRRTQELDKKGILYIGTGISGGEEGARHGPSIMPGGNPKAWPSVKPIFQDIAAKVNGNEPCCDWVGDEGAGHYVKMVHNGIEYGDIQLISEAYSLLKKGLNLSSEELHEIFSRWNKEELDSYLIEITSHVFKTNDTDGKPLVDKILDVAGQKGTGKWTVINALELGVPLTLIGEAVFARFLSSLKEERVEASKKLNGPRGKPYLKDKQQFIEAIKYALYASKIVSYAQGFSLMREAANAYHWKLNYGAVALMWRGGCIIRSVFLGNIKEAFTKNKDLQNLLMDDFFRKEMDRSQESLRQVVSEAALLGIPIPCFSSALSYYDGYRSENLPANLIQALRDYFGGHTYERIDKPRGEFFHTDWAGTGGIVSSGSYNV; encoded by the coding sequence ATGAGTCAAGAAGATGCGGATATTGGCGTTATTTGCCTTGCCATTATGGGTCAAAACTTAGTCCTCAACATGGATGAAAAAGGCTACAAGGTGGCGGTCTTTAATAGGACTGTCTCTAAAGTGGATGATTTCATAGGAGGTACAGCTCAAGGGACAAAAGTCATTGGCACCCATTCTTTAAAAGAATTTGTTTCAAAATTAAAAAAGCCAAGACGCATTCTCATGATGGTAAAAGCCGGGAAGGCGGTCGATGAGTTGATTGAAGAATTACTCCCCTTTTTGGATAAAGGAGATATCTTAATCGATGGAGGCAATAGCTTATTTACAGATACAGTCAGGAGGACCCAGGAACTTGATAAAAAAGGGATTCTTTATATAGGTACAGGAATATCCGGCGGGGAAGAGGGAGCAAGGCATGGCCCTTCCATTATGCCGGGGGGCAATCCTAAAGCTTGGCCTAGTGTAAAGCCGATATTTCAAGATATTGCGGCAAAAGTTAACGGAAATGAACCTTGTTGCGATTGGGTAGGTGATGAAGGAGCCGGCCACTACGTAAAGATGGTGCATAACGGCATTGAATATGGCGACATCCAGCTTATTTCCGAGGCCTACTCCCTTTTGAAGAAGGGTTTAAATCTCTCTTCTGAAGAGCTCCATGAGATTTTCAGCCGATGGAATAAAGAGGAACTAGACAGCTATCTTATTGAAATCACAAGCCATGTCTTTAAAACTAACGATACGGATGGAAAGCCATTAGTGGATAAAATCCTGGATGTAGCAGGTCAAAAAGGAACCGGAAAATGGACTGTCATTAATGCTCTCGAACTTGGAGTTCCCTTAACTCTTATCGGAGAAGCTGTTTTTGCAAGATTTCTCTCCTCTTTAAAAGAAGAGAGAGTGGAAGCTTCTAAAAAGTTAAATGGACCAAGAGGTAAACCTTACTTAAAAGATAAACAACAGTTTATTGAGGCCATTAAATACGCTCTTTATGCTTCAAAAATCGTAAGTTATGCCCAAGGGTTTTCTTTAATGCGGGAAGCAGCTAACGCGTATCACTGGAAACTTAACTACGGGGCGGTAGCTTTAATGTGGCGAGGCGGCTGCATTATTAGAAGTGTGTTTCTAGGTAACATCAAAGAGGCTTTTACCAAAAATAAAGACTTGCAAAACCTTCTTATGGACGATTTTTTTAGAAAGGAAATGGATAGGTCCCAGGAATCTTTAAGACAAGTAGTTTCAGAAGCCGCTCTCCTTGGAATTCCGATTCCTTGCTTTAGTTCAGCGCTTTCCTACTATGACGGGTATCGAAGCGAAAACCTTCCGGCAAATCTTATTCAAGCCCTGCGTGATTATTTTGGCGGTCACACTTATGAGAGAATCGACAAGCCAAGGGGGGAGTTTTTTCATACAGATTGGGCAGGCACAGGTGGAATAGTAAGTTCTGGATCTTATAACGTTTAA
- a CDS encoding N-acetylmuramoyl-L-alanine amidase family protein gives MTFRFLLFYILPCFIFSCSKATYVANEEPLSRPCVRPTEEIAMVTAVKSLRTRLASPLIVIDAGHGGKDNGTESKKGPKFYEKHLTLTTAEFLEAYLKKMGFRTAMTRKDDLYLELKERAEFANARKPALFVSVHYNSAPNRQAEGVEVYYYNDSDDKKRSQSSKDLAKAILDAVLVETKAKSRGIKEGNFAVIRETTMPAIIIEGGFMTNEGEMSRIRDKNYMSGLAKGIAQGINEYLYKSK, from the coding sequence ATGACATTTAGATTTCTTTTATTTTATATTCTCCCATGCTTTATTTTTTCCTGTTCTAAAGCGACTTATGTAGCCAACGAGGAACCTCTTTCCCGTCCATGCGTTCGTCCGACAGAAGAAATCGCTATGGTTACAGCGGTTAAGTCTTTAAGAACAAGACTTGCCTCGCCCCTAATTGTCATTGATGCAGGGCATGGCGGAAAGGATAATGGGACCGAATCAAAAAAAGGGCCTAAATTTTATGAGAAACATCTCACTTTAACGACCGCTGAATTTCTTGAAGCTTATCTTAAAAAAATGGGTTTTAGAACAGCGATGACAAGAAAAGACGACCTGTACCTTGAACTTAAAGAAAGAGCTGAGTTTGCAAATGCAAGAAAGCCGGCTCTTTTTGTAAGCGTCCATTATAATTCAGCCCCTAACAGGCAAGCTGAAGGGGTGGAAGTTTACTACTATAACGACAGTGATGATAAGAAAAGAAGCCAGAGCTCCAAAGACCTTGCAAAAGCCATCTTAGATGCCGTCTTAGTTGAGACCAAGGCGAAATCAAGGGGAATTAAAGAAGGGAATTTTGCTGTCATTCGCGAGACGACAATGCCAGCCATTATTATCGAAGGGGGATTTATGACAAACGAAGGGGAAATGAGCCGAATCCGAGATAAGAATTATATGAGCGGTTTAGCTAAAGGGATTGCTCAAGGAATAAATGAATATCTCTATAAATCAAAATGA
- a CDS encoding UDP-N-acetylmuramoyl-L-alanyl-D-glutamate--2,6-diaminopimelate ligase translates to MKLKKLIQDLPEITLKGPKEIEITGISANSKLVAPGNLYIAKKGKTHDGGEFIQEALQAGANAILSDLYDPGIKDVPQLVVKDINSVEAKLLKTFYHHPSHELLMIGVTGTSGKTTVSYMLKHVLEHFIGPAGIIGTIEYQFGDVRHTATHSTPDIERNYKMLREMADMKMSLCIMEVTSHALSQGRVEGIDFDAALFTNLTPEHLDYHLNMEAYADSKCKLFKSLDKKAAPKKNGKSKIAIINKDSPYFTKMCEASSVPILSYGLKEADITAENIDLGSSKTHFFVRYKDFLEPCTLPFAGLHNVYNALSVIALALSFGFPLKEIVERLRGTPPVPGRLEKVKNKSGVHVYIDYAHKPDALENILRSLKMMPHSKLITVFGCGGDRDRLKRSVMGSISESFSDFTIVTSDNPRTEKPEDIISEIVKGFKSSSSYQIVMDRKEAIFTSLKMASKNDIVLIAGKGHEAYQVFSHQTVPFDDRLVVNEFFAMHES, encoded by the coding sequence GTGAAGCTTAAAAAGCTGATTCAAGACCTTCCGGAAATTACTTTAAAGGGGCCTAAAGAAATTGAAATAACAGGGATCTCCGCAAATTCAAAATTAGTGGCTCCCGGCAATTTATATATTGCCAAAAAAGGTAAAACACATGACGGCGGAGAATTTATCCAAGAAGCCTTGCAAGCCGGAGCTAATGCCATTTTATCCGATTTATATGATCCCGGAATAAAAGATGTCCCTCAGCTTGTTGTTAAAGATATAAACAGCGTAGAAGCAAAACTGTTAAAAACTTTCTACCACCATCCCTCTCATGAACTTTTGATGATCGGGGTAACCGGCACAAGCGGTAAAACGACCGTTTCCTATATGTTAAAACATGTTTTAGAGCATTTCATAGGGCCTGCCGGAATAATCGGCACCATTGAATATCAATTCGGGGATGTTAGGCATACAGCGACCCACTCAACGCCCGATATTGAAAGAAACTATAAAATGCTTAGGGAAATGGCCGATATGAAAATGTCTCTTTGCATTATGGAAGTGACCTCGCACGCCTTATCCCAAGGCAGAGTTGAGGGAATAGATTTTGATGCCGCCCTTTTTACTAACTTAACTCCGGAACATTTAGACTATCACTTGAATATGGAAGCTTATGCAGATTCCAAATGCAAGCTTTTTAAAAGCCTCGATAAAAAAGCCGCTCCTAAAAAAAATGGCAAATCCAAAATTGCCATCATAAATAAAGACAGTCCTTATTTTACAAAAATGTGCGAAGCAAGTTCAGTTCCGATTTTAAGCTACGGATTAAAAGAGGCTGATATCACAGCCGAAAACATTGATTTGGGGTCTTCCAAAACTCATTTTTTTGTAAGGTATAAAGACTTTCTAGAGCCCTGCACGCTTCCTTTTGCAGGTCTTCATAATGTTTACAATGCCCTATCTGTAATAGCGCTTGCCTTAAGTTTTGGATTTCCCTTAAAAGAAATTGTCGAAAGATTAAGAGGAACCCCCCCGGTTCCCGGAAGGCTTGAAAAAGTAAAAAATAAATCCGGCGTTCATGTTTACATCGATTATGCCCATAAACCGGATGCCCTCGAAAATATTTTGCGTTCATTAAAAATGATGCCTCATTCTAAACTCATCACGGTATTTGGATGCGGAGGGGATAGGGATCGTTTAAAAAGATCTGTGATGGGCAGCATAAGTGAAAGCTTTTCAGATTTTACAATTGTTACTTCTGACAATCCAAGAACAGAAAAACCGGAAGACATTATTTCTGAAATTGTGAAAGGTTTTAAAAGCTCTTCTTCTTATCAAATTGTGATGGATAGAAAAGAAGCTATTTTTACTTCTTTAAAGATGGCATCAAAAAATGATATTGTTTTAATAGCCGGCAAAGGGCATGAAGCGTACCAGGTGTTTTCCCATCAGACTGTTCCTTTTGATGATCGACTTGTCGTTAATGAATTTTTTGCTATGCACGAATCTTAA
- a CDS encoding peptidoglycan D,D-transpeptidase FtsI family protein, with product MAKKNNRLTGSLRKRVVFLASAIFVLLSLLILQFYRLQIIQGEFWTKKADLQHYFFVNEPFRRGRFFSCFHEYKKGIKDSLQLVVDIQKQHLYADPVSIPQDHKKELAKILADKLKLKKQKLEQELHLKSRSRLLMMWMSEEEKQDFLVWWRSFAKARKIPLNALFFVNDYQRSYPYGKLLGQVLHTIQPRKDEKSKQAIPTGGLELYFDELLRGKAGKRKMMRSPKHSFEMGEVIEEPIHGADIYLTIDPCLQAICEEEIEAGVKKAGAKSGWAVMMNPENGEILAMAQYPFFEPSKIQDYFSDASKQDIAKVKSVTDANEPGSVMKPITCAIALMANEELRRRKEPPIFDPKEKVAVENGDFPGRVKPIKDTKPMKWLNMEMALQKSSNIYMGRIIERVIQRLGDKWYRKVLQECFGFGKKTGIELPGESPGRLPSIGKLHPNGKLEWSLPTPFSLAIGHNVQANSIQLLQALSMIANGGYKIEPTLVRKAIRTDASGRTEILINGRKSDKPKTRVLPKSLTETVVQGLKYVTKPGGGGFRADIAGFTEAGKTATANKIVNGQYSKEKFCSSFIGFTPAVNPVFSLLITIDEPSTAYVPGVGHLYYGGISAAPIFRAIGERALEYLGIQPDDPHDLLKNSENFDKDKLDWMKEVKRLQEIMQKWNN from the coding sequence ATGGCAAAAAAAAATAATCGCTTAACCGGATCTCTTCGCAAAAGAGTTGTTTTTTTAGCTTCGGCAATCTTTGTTTTGCTCTCCCTTCTCATCTTGCAGTTTTATAGGCTTCAAATCATTCAGGGCGAATTTTGGACAAAAAAAGCCGATCTGCAGCATTATTTTTTCGTAAACGAACCTTTTCGAAGAGGCCGCTTTTTTTCCTGTTTTCACGAGTATAAAAAAGGGATAAAGGATTCTTTGCAGCTTGTTGTGGACATCCAAAAACAGCATCTTTATGCGGATCCGGTATCTATCCCTCAAGATCATAAAAAGGAACTTGCTAAAATCTTAGCAGATAAGCTTAAGCTTAAAAAACAGAAGTTAGAGCAAGAGCTTCATCTAAAGTCCAGAAGCCGTCTTCTGATGATGTGGATGTCTGAAGAAGAAAAGCAAGATTTTCTTGTATGGTGGAGATCTTTTGCCAAGGCTCGAAAAATTCCTCTCAACGCTCTATTTTTTGTTAATGACTATCAAAGATCCTACCCTTATGGAAAGCTTCTTGGACAAGTTCTCCACACTATACAACCAAGAAAGGATGAAAAATCAAAGCAAGCCATACCAACTGGCGGGCTTGAGCTTTATTTTGATGAACTCTTAAGGGGAAAAGCCGGAAAACGAAAAATGATGCGCTCTCCTAAACACTCTTTTGAGATGGGAGAGGTGATTGAAGAGCCTATTCATGGCGCTGATATTTATTTGACCATCGATCCTTGCTTGCAAGCTATCTGTGAAGAAGAAATTGAGGCGGGCGTAAAAAAAGCCGGGGCTAAATCCGGCTGGGCCGTTATGATGAACCCAGAAAACGGGGAAATTTTAGCGATGGCTCAATACCCTTTTTTTGAGCCTAGCAAGATTCAGGATTATTTTTCTGATGCGAGCAAACAAGACATCGCAAAAGTAAAATCTGTTACAGACGCCAATGAACCCGGGTCTGTGATGAAGCCTATCACTTGCGCTATAGCTTTAATGGCAAATGAAGAACTGAGAAGGAGAAAAGAGCCTCCTATATTTGACCCAAAAGAGAAAGTAGCTGTTGAAAATGGAGATTTTCCGGGAAGAGTTAAGCCCATCAAGGATACTAAGCCTATGAAATGGCTGAATATGGAAATGGCTCTTCAAAAGTCTTCAAATATTTACATGGGCAGAATTATTGAAAGAGTTATTCAAAGACTTGGCGATAAGTGGTATCGGAAAGTTCTTCAAGAATGTTTCGGTTTTGGAAAAAAGACCGGTATAGAGCTGCCCGGTGAAAGTCCCGGAAGGTTGCCAAGCATTGGGAAATTGCATCCTAACGGCAAGCTTGAGTGGTCTTTACCAACTCCTTTTTCTTTAGCTATAGGGCATAATGTGCAAGCCAATTCTATTCAGCTGCTACAAGCCCTATCGATGATTGCAAACGGCGGTTATAAAATAGAGCCGACGCTTGTAAGAAAAGCTATTAGAACCGATGCTAGCGGCAGGACTGAAATCCTAATAAACGGAAGAAAAAGCGATAAACCTAAGACAAGGGTGCTTCCTAAATCGTTAACCGAAACTGTGGTCCAAGGTCTAAAATATGTCACGAAACCGGGAGGCGGAGGTTTTAGAGCCGATATCGCAGGTTTTACAGAAGCTGGAAAAACAGCCACAGCTAATAAAATTGTTAATGGGCAGTACTCAAAAGAAAAATTTTGCTCAAGTTTTATTGGATTTACACCCGCTGTTAACCCTGTTTTTTCGCTTTTAATCACAATCGATGAACCCTCTACCGCTTATGTGCCGGGAGTTGGCCATCTCTATTACGGAGGAATTTCTGCCGCCCCTATTTTTAGAGCGATAGGAGAGAGAGCCTTGGAATATCTTGGAATTCAACCGGACGACCCCCATGATCTTCTTAAAAACTCAGAAAATTTTGATAAAGACAAGTTGGATTGGATGAAAGAAGTGAAACGGTTGCAAGAAATAATGCAAAAATGGAATAACTAA
- the rsmH gene encoding 16S rRNA (cytosine(1402)-N(4))-methyltransferase RsmH — protein sequence MNPSEHIPVLKELILKAFEDLEISSFIDATLGAGGHASLLLNRHPEIKKYYGLDQDPEAIALASAHLSKWQDKVEILKGNFEISLFELEKTHKGQIDGILMDLGVSSMQLDRREKGFSFRFEGPLDMRMNPEESLTAFEIVNTYDVKELTRIFKIYGEEPKAFQAAKAICKARNEKPIATTKDLADLIEKALGKNYKKLHLHPATLIFQALRLVVNRELEVLEKALPLALSLLKPKGRLAVISFHSLEDRIVKQFFQQEALDKERTSGLSGLFIDKDPTIKILSRKPLIADDEEIKLNPRSRSAKLRVIEKI from the coding sequence ATGAATCCTAGTGAACACATCCCCGTTTTAAAAGAACTTATCTTAAAAGCCTTTGAAGATTTGGAAATTTCTTCTTTTATTGACGCGACTTTAGGGGCCGGGGGACATGCCTCTCTTTTACTTAACCGACATCCTGAAATTAAAAAGTACTATGGGCTGGACCAAGACCCGGAAGCCATCGCTCTCGCATCCGCCCATCTTTCTAAGTGGCAGGATAAAGTTGAAATCCTGAAAGGAAACTTTGAAATTTCACTTTTTGAACTTGAAAAAACTCATAAGGGTCAAATTGACGGTATTTTAATGGATCTTGGCGTGTCTTCTATGCAGCTTGACCGCAGGGAAAAAGGTTTTAGTTTTAGATTTGAAGGCCCGCTAGACATGAGGATGAATCCCGAAGAGTCTTTGACAGCTTTTGAAATTGTAAATACCTATGATGTAAAGGAGCTAACCCGCATCTTTAAGATTTACGGGGAAGAGCCAAAAGCCTTTCAAGCCGCTAAAGCCATTTGTAAAGCAAGAAATGAAAAACCGATTGCCACAACAAAAGACCTTGCCGACTTGATTGAAAAAGCCCTTGGAAAAAATTATAAGAAATTGCATTTGCATCCGGCGACCCTCATTTTCCAAGCTTTAAGGCTTGTCGTAAACCGCGAACTAGAAGTCCTTGAAAAGGCTTTGCCTTTAGCTTTAAGTCTTTTAAAGCCTAAGGGAAGACTCGCCGTCATATCCTTTCATAGCCTAGAAGATAGAATAGTGAAGCAGTTTTTTCAACAAGAAGCTTTAGATAAAGAAAGAACTTCCGGGCTATCCGGTCTTTTTATCGATAAAGATCCAACTATAAAAATTCTTTCAAGAAAACCCCTTATTGCAGATGATGAGGAAATCAAATTGAACCCGAGGAGCCGAAGCGCAAAACTTCGGGTGATAGAGAAAATCTAG
- a CDS encoding DUF5399 family protein: protein MATTIDNYDLNVYNLYALRTKLVEDINRQYRLDQAAAVTTHTVVPTFQPLLTEIDLLLGVVPFINPWAYFFPPKKFRNARRSSFAFWRIAPSLGTFDEQEELEELIENIPVSNSEEKREKHAIQACLKEVDKLNSMLRFITGRIGQFLQG from the coding sequence ATGGCTACAACCATAGATAATTATGACTTAAACGTTTACAATCTTTACGCTCTCCGTACCAAACTTGTCGAGGATATTAATCGTCAATATCGACTAGACCAAGCGGCAGCAGTCACAACGCATACTGTAGTTCCAACCTTCCAACCCCTTCTTACTGAAATAGATCTGTTGCTTGGGGTCGTTCCTTTCATAAACCCTTGGGCTTATTTCTTCCCCCCAAAAAAATTCCGTAACGCAAGAAGGTCCTCTTTTGCTTTCTGGCGTATTGCCCCCTCGCTTGGAACGTTCGATGAACAGGAAGAACTAGAAGAGCTTATTGAAAATATTCCTGTAAGCAATTCTGAAGAAAAAAGAGAGAAACACGCAATTCAAGCTTGTTTAAAAGAGGTCGATAAGCTTAATTCAATGTTAAGGTTTATTACAGGTCGTATCGGGCAATTTCTTCAAGGATAA
- a CDS encoding tetratricopeptide repeat protein, with protein sequence MSRINWLEKLKWNEEQIEDIQNAAYAYIKQGKYDIALPFFEALVVLEPDNPYNSQTLGALHLQLGHAKEAIRALDQALKIEADHGPTLLNLTKALFMLGKRDEGLKLAHILKNEKDLSISNVARALILAYER encoded by the coding sequence ATGAGTCGCATTAATTGGCTTGAAAAGCTTAAGTGGAATGAAGAGCAAATTGAAGATATTCAAAATGCCGCTTACGCCTATATTAAACAAGGGAAGTATGACATTGCCCTTCCTTTTTTTGAGGCATTAGTAGTCCTAGAACCGGATAACCCTTATAATTCACAAACCCTCGGCGCTCTCCATCTGCAGCTTGGCCACGCAAAAGAAGCCATTCGAGCTTTAGACCAAGCCCTAAAGATAGAAGCCGATCATGGCCCAACGCTTCTTAACTTGACGAAAGCCCTCTTTATGCTTGGAAAAAGGGACGAGGGTTTGAAACTGGCCCATATTCTAAAAAATGAAAAAGACCTATCTATATCTAATGTTGCAAGAGCTCTGATATTAGCTTATGAAAGGTGA
- a CDS encoding GxxExxY protein — protein MIGSAIQVLRELGTGLLESAYEVCLCHELSLSGLKIERKKIIPKIYWAP, from the coding sequence ATTATCGGCTCAGCTATTCAGGTGCTTCGAGAGCTTGGTACAGGGTTGTTGGAGTCTGCTTATGAGGTTTGTTTATGTCATGAGCTTTCATTAAGTGGTCTAAAAATCGAACGGAAAAAAATTATTCCTAAGATATACTGGGCTCCGTAA